The Tripterygium wilfordii isolate XIE 37 chromosome 4, ASM1340144v1, whole genome shotgun sequence genome has a window encoding:
- the LOC119996538 gene encoding guanine nucleotide-binding protein subunit gamma 3-like isoform X1, which translates to MATPPGSSSSLPSLPPPRPKSPPKYPDLYGKRRETAKVQMLEREIGFLEEELKSIDGLQPASRCCKDVTDFVVANSDPLIPISRKKRKSCRIWKWLCGLPCFNFSWICCCCCNSGCPLRLEMPHCCCRCHCRCCNFNICKCCSCNTCSLPKLRWCCVCPRFNCCREISCCCSSLECPSPSCPDCSSCCRWVCCRPRCPKVRSCNCTKTCWNPCWNPCCLCI; encoded by the exons ATGGCTACTCCACCTGGCTCCTCCTCTTCGCTGCCGTCACTGCCGCCGCCTCGTCCTAAGTCTCCTCCCAAATATCCGGATTTGTATGGGAAACGCAGGGAAACGGCGAAGGTTCAAATGCTCGAGAGAGAGATTGGTTTTCTTGAG GAGGAGTTAAAATCCATTGATGGCCTTCAACCTGCTTCCAGATGTTGCAAAGA TGTTACTGATTTCGTAGTGGCGAACTCAGATCCTTTGATACCCAT AAGTCGGAAGAAGCGAAAGTCCTGCCGTATCTGGAAGTGGCTTTG CGGGCTGCCCTGTTTCAACTTTTCATGgatttgttgttgctgctgcaaTTCTGGCTGTCCTCTTCGTCTGGAAATGCCACACTGCTGCTGCCGCTGCCACTGCCGCTGCTGCAACTTTAATATTTGTAAATGCTGTTCATGCAACACCTGCTCACTACCAAAGTTGCGGTGGTGTTGCGTTTGTCCTCGATTTAATTGTTGTAGAGAGATCTCATGCTGCTGCAGCAGCTTAGAATGTCCTTCTCCTTCATGCCCAGATTGCTCTTCATGCTGCAGATGGGTATGCTGTCGCCCTAGATGCCCTAAGGTACGCAgctgcaattgtacaaaaacttgttGGAACCCATGTTGGAATCCATgctgtctatgcatataa
- the LOC119996538 gene encoding guanine nucleotide-binding protein subunit gamma 3-like isoform X2, whose amino-acid sequence MATPPGSSSSLPSLPPPRPKSPPKYPDLYGKRRETAKVQMLEREIGFLEEELKSIDGLQPASRCCKDVTDFVVANSDPLIPIRKKRKSCRIWKWLCGLPCFNFSWICCCCCNSGCPLRLEMPHCCCRCHCRCCNFNICKCCSCNTCSLPKLRWCCVCPRFNCCREISCCCSSLECPSPSCPDCSSCCRWVCCRPRCPKVRSCNCTKTCWNPCWNPCCLCI is encoded by the exons ATGGCTACTCCACCTGGCTCCTCCTCTTCGCTGCCGTCACTGCCGCCGCCTCGTCCTAAGTCTCCTCCCAAATATCCGGATTTGTATGGGAAACGCAGGGAAACGGCGAAGGTTCAAATGCTCGAGAGAGAGATTGGTTTTCTTGAG GAGGAGTTAAAATCCATTGATGGCCTTCAACCTGCTTCCAGATGTTGCAAAGA TGTTACTGATTTCGTAGTGGCGAACTCAGATCCTTTGATACCCAT TCGGAAGAAGCGAAAGTCCTGCCGTATCTGGAAGTGGCTTTG CGGGCTGCCCTGTTTCAACTTTTCATGgatttgttgttgctgctgcaaTTCTGGCTGTCCTCTTCGTCTGGAAATGCCACACTGCTGCTGCCGCTGCCACTGCCGCTGCTGCAACTTTAATATTTGTAAATGCTGTTCATGCAACACCTGCTCACTACCAAAGTTGCGGTGGTGTTGCGTTTGTCCTCGATTTAATTGTTGTAGAGAGATCTCATGCTGCTGCAGCAGCTTAGAATGTCCTTCTCCTTCATGCCCAGATTGCTCTTCATGCTGCAGATGGGTATGCTGTCGCCCTAGATGCCCTAAGGTACGCAgctgcaattgtacaaaaacttgttGGAACCCATGTTGGAATCCATgctgtctatgcatataa
- the LOC119996195 gene encoding protein STRICTOSIDINE SYNTHASE-LIKE 4-like: MAINFSRAFKFVVPASLAALLAITLQVFFFSPIKDPNFLQLPSKSSLLPANNLLQGVTKLGEGFLKRPEDVWVDKEGVLYTATGDGWIKRLHKNGSWEEWKKIDSSSILGITSSKDGGLIVCDVEKGVLKVNEEGITFLTSHVNGTNIRFADDVIEASDGSLYFSVASTKFELSNWYLDLLEARPHGQLLKYNPLLDETSIVLDGLGFANGVALSKDEDYLVVCETWRFRCLKYWLKGEASGKTEIFVQNLPGGPDNINLADDGSFWIALLHLTADGLEFVHTSKLAKHLAATFLSLTKLINGTTRKATVVKVAADGTILKIFDDSQGKTISSVTSAFEFEDHLYLGSLTSNFVGKLSLKDA, encoded by the exons ATGGCTATCAACTTCTCCAGAGCATTCAAATTTGTTGTTCCAGCAAGTTTAGCGGCTTTACTTGCTATTACACTtcaagttttcttcttctcacCAATCAAAGATCCCAACTTCCTTCAACTCCCCTCAAAATCTTCACTTCTTCCTGCAAACAACCTGTTACAG GGAGTTACTAAACTGGGAGAAGGGTTTTTGAAAAGACCAGAAGATGTTTGGGTGGATAAAGAGGGTGTGCTTTATACAGCCACAGGAGATGGCTGGATCAagagattgcataaaaatggATCCTGGGAGGAGTGGAAGAAGATTGACAGCAGTTCTATACTTGGAATCACATCTAGCAAGGACGGTGGTCTTATTGTTTGTGATGTTGAAAAG GGTGTGCTCAAGGTTAATGAAGAAGGGATAACATTTCTTACATCACATGTCAATGGTACCAATATAAG ATTTGCAGATGATGTTATCGAAGCATCAGATGGTAGTCTATACTTCAGTGTAGCAAGCACCAAATTTGAATTAAGTAATTGGTACTTGGACTTGCTGGAAGCAAGACCTCATGGTCAGTTGTTGAAGTATAATCCATTATTGGATGAGACATCAATAGTGCTAGATGGCTTGGGGTTTGCTAATGGCGTTGCACTTTCAAAAGATGAAGATTATCTTGTAGTTTGTGAAACATGGAG ATTTAGGTGTCTTAAATATTGGCTGAAAGGGGAGGCCAGCGGAAAAACAGAGATATTTGTCCAGAACCTACCCGGTGGCCCTGATAACATCAATCTTGCGGATGATGGCTCTTTCTGGATTGCCTTACTCCAT TTAACAGCGGATGGACTGGAGTTTGTGCACACCTCTAAGCTGGCAAAGCACCTGGCTGCAACATTTTTAAGTTTGACGAAGTTAATCAATGGCACAACCCGCAAAGCAACAGTGGTGAAGGTGGCAGCTGATGGCACAATTCTAAAGATCTTTGATGATTCGCAAGGAAAGACAATATCGTCTGTTACATCAGCTTTTGAGTTTGAAGATCATCTCTACCTGGGAAGTTTAACGTCCAACTTTGTTGGGAAACTATCGCTGAAAGATGCCTAA
- the LOC119996758 gene encoding protein trichome birefringence-like 16, whose translation MKGGFFGLRGKELSFILIIFVCTTILIWAWEKTPILTAVLPPKSRLLKLFPGNGTVNENSDVSTAAGPTKSSPYSITTPVENEEIFSSRSEAKERQKQILVADKDTIGESPTEVENSRQSQGEKDSIEKEQGVDLAPEIHAYTSPSLSRQDDKNLTAVADNQEKSTHAAETEERQKQILEADKNAINQNPTDPTGLEQDKRQFKEEKNSREKELNVNLAPEGHPNASFSLSSQDHTNFTAVTDNQACDLAKGKWVIDDRRPLYSGSRCTRWLSQMWACRLMQREDFSYERLKWQPKHCEIEEFTGPEFLRRMQDKSLAFVGDSLGRQQFQSLMCMITGGKESPDVKDVGKEYGLSKPRGAVRPNGWAYHFPSTNTTVLYYWSACLCDLEPINATNPATNYAMHLDRPPAFLRQFLHKFHILVLNTGHHWNRGKLTANRWVMYVGGLPNTDRKIAQIGGAKHFTIHSIVKWVDSQLPSHPHLKAFYRSISPRHFVNGDWNTGGSCDNSTPMSVGKEVLQDESSDHSASSAVKGTGVELLDITALSQLRDEGHISRYSITASRGVQDCLHWCLPGVPDTWNEILFAKLILHQCTRNGSYSTC comes from the exons ATGAAAGGAGGCTTTTTTGGATTGCGGGGTAAAGAACTGTCTtttattctcattatatttGTGTGCACAACCATTCTTATATGGGCATGGGAGAAGACACCGATCCTTACTGCTGTGCTGCCACCTAAAAGTCGATTATTGAAGCTTTTTCCAG GAAATGGGACTGTAAATGAGAATTCTGATGTGTCAACTGCAGCTGGGCCTACTAAGAGCTCTCCTTATTCAATAACAACTCCAGTTGAAAACGAAG AGATATTTTCAAGTAGatcagaagcaaaagaaagacaGAAACAAATTCTGGTAGCAGATAAAGATACAATTGGTGAAAGCCCGACGGAAGTAGAAAACTCGAGACAAAGTCAAGGAGAAAAAGACTCAATTGAAAAGGAGCAGGGTGTGGATTTAGCACCAGAGATTCATGCATATACAAGTCCCTCGTTGTCGAGACAGgatgataaaaatttaacaGCGGTTGCAGATAATCAAG aaaaATCCACCCATGCAGCAGAAACTGAAGAAAGACAGAAACAAATTCTAGAAGCAGATAAGAATGCAATCAATCAAAATCCTACTGACCCAACAGGTCTAGAACAGGATAAAAGGCAatttaaagaagaaaagaactcGAGAGAGAAAGAGCTGAATGTGAATTTAGCACCAGAGGGTCATCCAAATGCAAGTTTCTCTTTGTCGAGTCAAGATCATACAAATTTTACTGCAGTTACAGATAATCAAG CTTGTGATCTTGCAAAAGGAAAGTGGGTTATAGATGATCGGCGGCCTCTGTATTCTGGTTCTCGTTGTACACGATGGCTGTCACAGATGTGGGCTTGTAGGTTGATGCAGCGCGAGGACTTTTCCTATGAGAGGCTAAAGTGGCAGCCAAAACATTGTGAAATTGAAGAATTCACAGGACCTGAATTCTTAAGAAG GATGCAAGACAAGTCTTTAGCTTTTGTTGGAGATTCGTTGGGCCGACAACAGTTCCAGTCTCTAATGTGCATGATTACTGGGGGCAAGGAGAGCCCTGATGTCAAAGATGTTGGAAAGGAATATGGCCTTTCAAAACCTCGTGGTGCTGTTCGCCCTAATGGTTGGGCATATCATTTTCCAAGCACCAATACTACTGTCCTCTATTACTGGTCAGCTTGCCTCTGCGACTTGGAGCCTATTAATGCCACAAACCCTGCCACTAATTATGCCATGCATCTTGATCGACCTCCAGCATTTTTACGGCAGTTTCTTCATAAGTTCCACATTTTAGTTCTCAATACTGGGCACCACTGGAACCGAGGTAAGCTTACGGCAAACCGTTGGGTCATGTATGTGGGGGGTTTGCCCAATACTGACAGGAAGATAGCACAGATTGGAGGTGCCAAGCATTTTACAATTCACAGTATTGTCAAATGGGTGGACTCACAGCTCCCTAGCCACCCACATCTGAAAGCGTTCTATCGAAGCATCTCACCTAGACATTTTGTAAATGGGGACTGGAACACCGGGGGAAGCTGTGACAATTCGACTCCTATGTCTGTGGGAAAGGAAGTATTACAAGATGAGTCTAGTGATCATAGTGCATCCAGTGCTGTGAAGGGGACAGgggttgagcttttggacataaCAGCTCTGTCACAACTGAGAGATGAGGGTCACATTTCCCGGTATAGTATCACAGCATCACGAGGGGTACAAGATTGCTTGCATTGGTGTCTACCTGGTGTTCCTGACACGTGGAATGAAATTCTTTTTGCAAAATTGATCCTTCATCAATGCACAAGGAATGGTTCTTACAGTACTTGTTAA
- the LOC119997402 gene encoding ataxin-10 has translation MEAVSSMELSLSEDILRPLFNASSSTELEQALEILIESSRSASGRSELALKDVLPIVLRLCQSLPYPSGRQYLILSLKLLRNLCAGERLNQNSFIEQNGAVIVSNVLRSVEKASDPNSNSGILRTGVQVLANVSLAGEEHQRVIWDRLFPEKLLLLGTVRSREVCDPFCMVLYACIDGNPKLVVELCGETGLPIVAEVLRTASAVGFGEDWLKLLLSRICLESVHLPLLFKMLYGVEGTESPFSSEQAFLLKIVSEILSERIREISVPHDSALFVLEIFKKAVGVVDSVQRVKSGLPTGSSLIDVLGYSLTILRDICAQDGVVDHGPIPMDLVDKLVSNGLLTLLLCLLRVLEPPAMIRKAMKQSELQEPISSRSSKQCVYIGFRRDIVAVIGNCAYGRKHVQDEIRERNALLLMLQQCVADDENPFLREWGIWSVRNLLEGNDENQRVVAELEVQGTVDVPELTEIGLRVEVDHKTHRAKLVNLS, from the exons ATGGAGGCGGTATCGTCAATGGAGTTGTCACTATCGGAAGATATTCTCCGGCCGTTGTTTAATGCTTCGAGTTCAACCGAATTGGAACAAGCTCTGGAAATTCTCATAGAATCTTCCAGAAGCGCCTCTGGCCGCTCCGAGCTTGCTTTGAAGGATGTGCTTCCCATAGTGCTTCGTCTATGCCAGTCTCTCCCATACCCTTCTGGTCGTCAATATCTCATACTTTCTTTAAAGCTCCTCAGGAATCTCTGTGCGGGAGAACGCCTCAATCAGAACTCTTTCATTGAACAAAATGGAGCCGTGATTGTTTCAAACGTTTTGAGATCGGTTGAAAAGGCTTCTGATCCCAATTCGAATTCTGGTATCCTTCGTACGGGAGTGCAGGTTCTGGCGAATGTTTCTTTGGCCGGAGAAGAACATCAGAGGGTTATTTGGGATCGGTTGTTTCCTGAGAAATTGCTTTTGCTTGGTACAGTCAGGAGTCGGGAGGTTTGTGACCCTTTTTGTATGGTTCTGTATGCCTGTATTGATGGAAACCCTAAGCTAGTTGTAGAGCTTTGTGGGGAAACAGGGTTGCCTATTGTGGCTGAAGTGTTACGGACTGCGTCTGCAG TTGGATTTGGAGAAGATTGGTTGAAGTTGCTTCTTTCAAGAATTTGTTTGGAATCAGTTCATCTCCCTTTGCTGTTCAAGATGCTCTACGGGGTTGAAGGGACTGAGAGTCCCTTTTCATCAGAACAAgcttttcttttgaaaattgtATCGGAGATCTTGAGTGAGCGAATTAGAGAAATAAGCGTTCCACATGATTCGGCATTGTTTGTTCTTGAAATATTTAAGAAAGCTGTTGGGGTTGTTGATTCTGTTCAGAGAGTTAAATCTGGGCTTCCAACAGGCTCTTCTCTAATAGATGTTCTTGGATACTCACTAACCATTTTGAGAGACATATGTGCACAGGATGGTGTAGTCGACCATGGCCCGATACCAATGGATTTGGTTGATAAGCTAGTCTCCAATGGGCTCTTGACACTGCTTTTGTGTTTGCTCCGTGTCCTTGAGCCTCCTGCAATGATCAGGAAAGCCATGAAACAGAGCGAGTTGCAAGAACCAATAAGCTCACGTTCCAGTAAACAGTGTGTCTACATTGGATTTCGGAGAGACATTGTTGCAGTCATCGGCAACTGTGCATATGGAAGGAAGCATGTACAAGATGAAATCAGAGAGAGGAATGCATTGCTTCTGATGTTGCAACAGTGTGTTGCAGATGATGAGAATCCCTTTTTGAGGGAGTGGGGCATCTGGTCTGTCCGAAATTTACTGGAAGGGAATGACGAAAACCAACGAGTGGTAGCTGAATTGGAGGTTCAGGGGACTGTTGATGTTCCAGAACTCACTGAAATTGGTCTAAGAGTGGAGGTGGACCATAAAACACACCGTGCAAAGCTTGTCAATTTATCTTGA
- the LOC119997403 gene encoding methylthioribose-1-phosphate isomerase — MAPVDNTLQAICYNRGSLRLLDQRKLPLETIYLEIRNVTEGWNAIHDMVVRGAPAIAIAAALSLAVEVFNLDAFNGTSQDAASFLEKKLEYLVSSRPTAVNLSDAATKLNEIISKTAATSSEPKSVFQSYIEAAEIMLEDDVATNKAIGSYGAKFLQHWVENSKRLSILTHCNTGSLATAGYGTALGVIRAVNAEGILEHAYCTETRPFNQGSRLTAFELVHENIPATLVADSAAAALMKAGRVSAVIVGADRVAVNGDTANKIGTYSLALCAAHHNIPFFVAAPLTSIDLSIRSGQEIIIEERSAKELVYSRGGLGEQIAASGISVWNPAFDVTPASLITGIITEKGVITKTGTGDYFDIENFIQKAALQSSVSSV, encoded by the exons ATGGCCCCTGTTGACAACACTCTCCAAGCTATCTGCTACAACCGTGGCTCACTTCGGTTACTCGACCAG AGAAAGCTTCCTTTGGAAACTATTTACTTGGAGATTCGAAATGTGACAGAAGGATG gaatGCTATACATGATATGGTGGTTCGAGGTGCACCCGCTATTGCTATTGCAGCAGCCCTCTCCCTTGCAGTTGAAGTGTTTAATTTGGATGCCTTTAATGGGACATCTCAGGATGCTGCTTCCTTCCTGGAAAAGAAATTGGAATATCTGGTCTCAag CCGACCCACCGCAGTGAATCTTTCAGACGCCGCGACAAAACTAAATGAAATTATTTCAAAGACAGCTGCTACTTCTTCAGAACCCAAGAGTGTTTTTCAG AGCTACATAGAAGCTGCTGAAATTATGCTTGAGGATGATGTGGCTACTAACAAGGCAATTGGCTCTTATGGAGCAAAATTTCTCCAGCATTGGGTTGAGAACTCTAAAAGGCTTTCTATTCTAACCCACTGCAACACTGGAAG TCTTGCAACTGCTGGATATGGTACTGCCCTTGGTGTTATCCGTGCAGTCAATGCTGAAGGGATCTTAGAGCATGCATATTGCACAGAAACACGTCCATTTAATCAG GGGTCTAGACTCACAGCGTTTGAGTTGGTGCATGAGAATATACCCGCTACTCTTGTAGCTGATTCTGCCGCTGCTGCACTAATGAAAGCTGGTCGTGTGAGTGCTGTCATTGTTGGAGCTGATCGTGTGGCTGTAAATG GAGATACTGCCAACAAGATTGGGACCTACAGCCTTGCCTTATGTGCAGCTCATCATAATATTCCATTTTTTGTTGCTGCGCCACTGACTTCCATTGATTTGTCCATTCGTTCTGGTCAAGAGATTATTATAGAGGAGAGATCCGCAAAGGAATTAGTGTATTCTCGTGGAGGACTCGGGGAACAAATTGCTGCATCTGGAATCTCTGTTTGGAACCCAGCTTTTGATGTTACTCCTGCTAGTCTGATAACTGGGATCATAACTGAGAAG GGTGTCATCACAAAGACCGGCACTGGCGATTATTTCGACATAGAGAATTTTATACAGAAGGCAGCCTTGCAGTCTTCAGTTTCTTCAGTGTAG